A genomic region of Pseudomonas sp. KU43P contains the following coding sequences:
- the gcvP gene encoding aminomethyl-transferring glycine dehydrogenase gives MSQSPSLHQLQELNPFLRRHLGPDASEQQAMLEALGLKHRSELIEQTVPPGIRFNRALDLPPALDEQAALARLASYAEQNQVWTSLIGMGYHGTVTPTVILRNVLENPGWYTAYTPYQPEIAQGRLEALLNFQQMVIDLTGLALANASLLDEATAAAEAMALAKRVARNKSNAFFADEHCHPQTLSVLRTRAEGFGFELIVDSVDNLAQHQVFGALLQYPDTHGEVRDLRPPIDQLHGQQAVACVAADLLSLVLLTPPGELGADVVLGSTQRFGVPMGYGGPHAAYFACRDDYKRAMPGRIIGVSRDARGNTALRMALQTREQHIRREKANSNICTAQVLLANMAGFYAVYHGPEGLQRIAQRVHRLTFVLAAGLEAKGIKRLNQHFFDTLTLDVGGAQAAIIESAEAARINLRILGRGHLGVSLDETCSEQTVLKLLDIFLGVDHGLDIATLDQQALPEGIPAALVRRTPFLAHPVFNLHHSETEMLRYLKQLENKDLALNQSMIPLGSCTMKLNATSEMIPITWPAFAQLHPFAPAAQAMGYKAMIDELEGWLCAITGFDAICMQPNSGAQGEYAGLMAITRYHRSRHQPKRTLCLIPSSAHGTNPASAQMAGMEVVIVECDDEGNVDLIDMKAKAQAAGDRLSCLMITYPSTHGVYEEGIREICEVVHQQGGQVYMDGANLNAQVGLARPADIGADVSHMNLHKTFCIPHGGGGPGMGPIGIRAHLKPFVASHPVVPVPGLDPNNNAVSAAPWGSASILPISWMYIAMMGPQLADASEVAILSANYLASQLGGAFPVLYRGRNQRVAHECILDLRPLKAQTGITEEDVAKRLMDYGFHAPTMSFPVPGTLMVEPTESESKAELDRFIEAMLAIRAEIDQVQEGNWPAEDNPLKHAPHTLADVLAPWSRPYSLEQAVAPSAHVRQHKYWPAVNRVDNVYGDRNLFCACVPVEAYR, from the coding sequence ATGTCCCAGTCGCCATCCCTGCATCAACTGCAAGAGCTCAACCCTTTCCTGCGCCGCCACCTGGGGCCCGATGCCTCGGAGCAGCAGGCCATGCTCGAGGCTCTCGGCCTGAAGCACCGTAGCGAGTTGATCGAGCAGACCGTGCCACCGGGCATCCGCTTCAATCGCGCCCTTGACCTGCCGCCCGCCCTTGACGAGCAGGCCGCACTGGCCAGGCTCGCCAGCTATGCCGAGCAGAACCAGGTCTGGACCAGCCTCATCGGCATGGGGTACCACGGCACAGTCACCCCCACCGTCATTCTGCGCAACGTGCTGGAAAACCCCGGCTGGTACACCGCCTATACGCCCTATCAACCCGAAATCGCCCAAGGCCGGCTGGAAGCGCTACTGAATTTCCAGCAGATGGTCATCGACCTCACCGGCCTCGCCCTGGCCAATGCCTCGCTGCTCGATGAAGCCACCGCAGCGGCCGAAGCCATGGCACTGGCCAAGCGCGTGGCACGCAACAAGAGCAACGCGTTCTTCGCGGACGAGCACTGCCATCCGCAGACGCTCTCGGTGCTGCGCACCCGTGCGGAAGGGTTCGGCTTCGAACTGATTGTCGATTCTGTGGATAACCTGGCCCAGCACCAGGTGTTCGGTGCTTTGCTGCAATACCCGGACACGCATGGCGAGGTACGCGACCTGCGTCCGCCGATCGACCAGTTGCATGGCCAACAGGCCGTGGCCTGCGTGGCCGCCGACCTGCTCAGCTTGGTGCTGTTGACGCCGCCTGGCGAACTCGGCGCAGATGTGGTGCTGGGCTCGACCCAGCGTTTCGGCGTGCCGATGGGTTACGGCGGCCCGCACGCCGCCTATTTTGCCTGCCGCGACGACTACAAGCGAGCCATGCCCGGGCGCATCATCGGCGTGTCTCGCGATGCCCGTGGCAACACCGCGCTACGCATGGCGCTGCAGACCCGCGAGCAACACATCCGCCGTGAAAAGGCCAATTCCAATATCTGTACGGCCCAGGTGCTGCTGGCCAACATGGCCGGTTTCTATGCCGTCTACCATGGCCCTGAGGGCCTTCAGCGCATCGCCCAGCGCGTGCACAGGCTGACCTTCGTGCTGGCCGCCGGCCTCGAAGCCAAAGGCATCAAGCGCCTCAACCAGCACTTCTTCGACACCCTGACCCTGGATGTCGGCGGTGCCCAGGCGGCGATCATCGAAAGCGCCGAAGCGGCACGCATCAACTTGCGCATCCTCGGGCGCGGGCACCTGGGGGTTAGCCTCGACGAAACCTGCTCCGAGCAGACCGTCCTGAAGCTGCTCGACATCTTCCTGGGCGTGGACCATGGCCTGGACATCGCCACACTCGACCAGCAGGCGCTGCCCGAAGGCATTCCTGCCGCCTTGGTGCGGCGCACGCCGTTCCTGGCCCACCCGGTGTTCAACCTGCACCACAGCGAAACCGAGATGCTGCGTTACCTGAAGCAGTTGGAGAACAAGGACCTGGCGCTGAACCAGTCGATGATTCCGCTGGGCTCCTGCACCATGAAGCTCAATGCCACCAGCGAAATGATCCCCATCACCTGGCCTGCCTTCGCCCAGCTTCACCCCTTTGCACCCGCGGCCCAGGCCATGGGATACAAGGCAATGATCGATGAGCTGGAAGGCTGGTTGTGCGCCATTACCGGCTTCGATGCCATCTGCATGCAGCCCAACTCCGGTGCGCAGGGTGAATACGCCGGCCTGATGGCGATCACCCGTTATCACCGCAGCCGCCACCAGCCCAAGCGGACCCTGTGTCTGATCCCGTCATCGGCGCACGGCACCAACCCTGCGTCGGCGCAGATGGCCGGCATGGAAGTGGTGATTGTCGAGTGTGACGATGAGGGCAATGTCGATCTCATCGACATGAAGGCCAAAGCACAAGCGGCAGGGGATAGGCTGTCTTGCCTGATGATCACCTACCCCTCGACCCATGGTGTTTACGAGGAGGGCATTCGGGAAATCTGCGAGGTCGTGCACCAGCAGGGCGGCCAGGTATACATGGACGGTGCCAACCTCAACGCCCAGGTCGGGCTGGCGCGGCCTGCGGACATTGGTGCCGATGTTTCCCACATGAATCTGCACAAGACCTTCTGCATTCCCCACGGAGGCGGCGGGCCCGGCATGGGGCCGATTGGTATTCGTGCCCACCTCAAGCCGTTCGTCGCCAGCCACCCCGTGGTGCCGGTGCCGGGCCTGGACCCAAACAACAACGCGGTCAGTGCTGCACCTTGGGGTAGTGCGAGCATCTTGCCGATCAGCTGGATGTACATCGCCATGATGGGGCCGCAACTGGCCGATGCCAGCGAGGTAGCGATTCTCTCGGCCAACTACCTGGCCAGCCAATTGGGTGGGGCATTCCCCGTGCTTTACCGTGGCCGCAATCAGCGTGTGGCGCACGAATGCATTCTCGACCTCAGGCCGCTCAAGGCGCAGACCGGCATCACCGAAGAGGATGTCGCCAAGCGCCTGATGGACTATGGCTTCCATGCCCCGACCATGTCGTTCCCGGTACCGGGAACACTGATGGTCGAACCGACCGAGAGCGAGTCGAAAGCAGAGCTGGACCGCTTCATCGAGGCGATGCTGGCAATTCGTGCGGAGATCGATCAGGTGCAGGAGGGCAACTGGCCAGCGGAGGACAACCCTCTCAAGCATGCACCCCATACCCTGGCCGACGTGCTGGCACCGTGGAGCCGCCCCTACAGCCTGGAGCAGGCGGTAGCGCCCAGTGCTCACGTGCGCCAGCACAAGTACTGGCCTGCGGTGAACCGGGTGGACAACGTCTATGGGGACAGGAATCTGTTCTGCGCGTGCGTGCCGGTGGAGGCTTATCGCTGA
- a CDS encoding DUF2388 domain-containing protein, translating to MRLKTAIAAAALISLPIGSAMADTFWRNVLSSGATTASTYLTSRDHKLVLAAQDDAGSFVASEGAIRGPFLESALRQVRAENPGLQASDMELANAILAKNAVAE from the coding sequence ATGCGTCTCAAAACCGCCATCGCAGCCGCTGCCTTGATCTCGCTGCCCATTGGCTCCGCCATGGCCGATACCTTCTGGCGCAACGTCCTGTCCTCGGGCGCAACCACGGCATCGACCTACCTGACCTCGCGCGACCACAAGCTGGTGCTCGCGGCACAAGACGACGCAGGCAGCTTCGTGGCCAGTGAAGGCGCAATTCGCGGGCCGTTCCTGGAATCCGCCCTGCGCCAGGTGCGGGCAGAAAACCCCGGCCTGCAGGCCTCCGACATGGAACTGGCGAACGCCATCCTGGCGAAAAACGCTGTAGCCGAATAA